From the Butyrivibrio fibrisolvens genome, one window contains:
- a CDS encoding MarR family winged helix-turn-helix transcriptional regulator — MGGCDRQGPKRFRERNPEMEPIGHKFKMIAEKIHKHQDEALKKDDLTFSQMSVLLCILFHGEEPITTGEICGILQITHPSAVGLINRLEEKKMVERIPNPNDSRSSYIKLTGKACEFLQKNRKYNVEMDHETVKGFSDDEIKLLRSFLDRIYLNIEKF; from the coding sequence ATGGGAGGATGTGATCGTCAAGGCCCAAAGAGATTTCGCGAAAGAAATCCTGAAATGGAACCAATCGGTCATAAATTCAAGATGATAGCAGAAAAGATTCATAAGCATCAGGATGAAGCTTTGAAAAAAGATGACCTGACTTTTTCGCAGATGAGTGTTCTTCTGTGTATTTTGTTTCATGGTGAAGAACCTATTACAACGGGCGAAATCTGTGGCATATTGCAGATCACGCATCCAAGTGCAGTGGGGCTTATCAACAGACTTGAAGAAAAGAAGATGGTCGAAAGGATTCCTAATCCCAATGATTCGAGATCATCTTATATAAAACTTACGGGCAAAGCCTGTGAATTTCTTCAAAAAAACAGAAAATATAATGTTGAGATGGACCATGAAACAGTAAAGGGTTTTTCGGACGATGAGATTAAGCTTCTAAGAAGCTTTCTTGACAGAATATATCTTAATATCGAGAAATTCTGA
- the fliY gene encoding flagellar motor switch phosphatase FliY — protein MGLGKLTDEQLDILGEVANISMGTSATALGMMINQKVNITTPRIEVINRSESLDDYSNICIFVQIHYIKGLEGNNILILKDHDVKCMTDLMMGGDGSNVEGEITDIQLSAASEAMNQMMGSSATSLSSMLGIPVDISTPEVKWIDVESVKIFERMFETNVEKFVKVTFRMEIGNLVDSTMVQLYPENFACDMCEKFKESKLQAKDTE, from the coding sequence TTGGGCTTAGGTAAACTTACGGATGAACAACTCGATATACTTGGAGAGGTTGCCAATATCAGTATGGGAACATCAGCAACGGCGCTTGGTATGATGATCAATCAGAAGGTTAATATCACAACACCCAGAATTGAGGTCATTAATAGAAGCGAATCCCTGGATGATTATTCCAATATATGTATATTTGTACAGATTCATTACATCAAAGGCCTTGAAGGCAATAATATACTCATTCTCAAAGATCATGATGTAAAATGCATGACTGATCTTATGATGGGCGGGGATGGCTCCAATGTAGAAGGCGAGATTACAGATATTCAGCTTTCAGCTGCTTCTGAAGCCATGAATCAGATGATGGGATCAAGCGCCACATCTCTTTCTTCTATGCTGGGAATACCTGTTGACATCAGTACTCCTGAAGTTAAATGGATTGATGTTGAGTCTGTTAAGATCTTTGAGAGAATGTTTGAGACCAATGTTGAGAAGTTTGTAAAAGTTACCTTTAGGATGGAGATTGGAAACCTTGTTGATTCGACAATGGTTCAGCTCTATCCTGAGAACTTTGCGTGTGATATGTGTGAGAAATTCAAGGAGTCCAAGCTTCAAGCCAAAGATACCGAATGA
- a CDS encoding DeoR/GlpR family DNA-binding transcription regulator yields the protein MLTQERRDIITRIVNEKNAVTVAELVEELETSAATIRRDLTELDKEHRIVKVFGGATSVGSINSGEDAVKEKLFKNVEAKDEISRYAASLIVNDDFVYIDSGTTTLKLIDYITNTKAKYITNGIVHAKHLIERHLDTIIIGGKVKARTEAVIGSDCVDVIRRYHFTKSFMGTNGITLKAGFTTPDVDEAMVKAEAIKHSYMSYILADHSKFGVVSSVTFAELKTCAIITDKEPSKQYTDETVIKFFQQ from the coding sequence ATGCTGACACAGGAAAGACGGGACATAATCACCCGCATCGTAAACGAAAAGAATGCTGTAACTGTTGCAGAGCTTGTAGAAGAGCTTGAGACTTCTGCAGCGACTATAAGACGTGACCTTACTGAGCTTGATAAAGAGCATCGTATTGTCAAAGTCTTCGGTGGTGCAACTTCTGTTGGAAGCATAAATTCAGGCGAAGATGCTGTTAAAGAAAAGCTCTTTAAAAATGTTGAAGCCAAGGATGAAATAAGCCGTTACGCCGCTTCACTCATCGTCAATGATGACTTCGTATACATAGACTCCGGTACGACTACACTTAAGCTTATCGACTATATTACCAATACCAAAGCCAAATATATTACTAATGGTATAGTTCATGCCAAACACCTCATAGAGCGCCATCTCGACACCATAATCATAGGTGGCAAGGTCAAGGCCAGAACTGAAGCCGTAATAGGATCAGATTGCGTTGATGTTATAAGACGTTATCACTTCACCAAATCCTTCATGGGCACCAATGGTATCACATTGAAAGCAGGGTTCACCACCCCTGACGTTGACGAGGCCATGGTCAAAGCTGAGGCGATCAAACATTCTTATATGTCTTATATTCTTGCCGACCACTCCAAGTTCGGTGTGGTAAGTTCAGTAACTTTTGCAGAGCTCAAGACATGTGCGATCATCACTGACAAGGAGCCCTCCAAACAGTATACAGACGAAACGGTTATCAAATTTTTCCAGCAATAG
- the pfkB gene encoding 1-phosphofructokinase, whose protein sequence is MIYTVTFNPALDYVVHMSQDLAIGMTNRSDAEEIYFGGKGINVSNVLRELDLPTTALGFIAGFTGKALDEGVAASGITTDFIKLPEGNTRINVKIKAADETEINGQGPKIPDECQKELFKKLDQLKEGDTLVLAGSIPSSLPSDVYERILERLDGKGIRFVVDAIKDLLLNVLKYHPFLIKPNKQELGEMFGVTIDSDDDTVLYAKKLQEKGARNVLISMAGDGSLLVTEDGQILRQGVCKGKVKNSVGAGDSMVAGFIAGYEKSGGDYKVALNLGTACGGATAFSDGLAKKDLIDELYKTLN, encoded by the coding sequence ATGATATACACAGTTACCTTTAATCCAGCCCTTGACTACGTAGTACACATGTCACAGGATTTGGCTATCGGTATGACTAACAGATCAGACGCTGAAGAGATTTACTTTGGTGGCAAGGGCATCAATGTTTCCAATGTACTTCGTGAACTCGATCTTCCAACAACTGCTCTTGGCTTTATTGCCGGCTTTACCGGCAAAGCTCTTGACGAAGGTGTTGCTGCATCAGGAATCACTACTGATTTTATAAAGCTCCCTGAAGGAAACACCAGAATCAATGTCAAGATCAAAGCTGCTGACGAGACAGAGATCAACGGTCAGGGTCCTAAAATCCCCGACGAATGTCAGAAAGAACTTTTCAAAAAGCTTGATCAGCTCAAAGAAGGCGATACTCTCGTTCTTGCAGGAAGTATCCCATCCAGTCTTCCAAGTGATGTATATGAAAGAATTCTTGAAAGACTCGACGGTAAGGGAATCAGATTCGTAGTAGATGCGATCAAGGATCTGCTTCTTAATGTGCTTAAGTATCATCCATTCCTTATAAAACCCAATAAGCAGGAACTTGGAGAGATGTTCGGTGTCACAATTGATTCTGATGATGACACAGTTCTCTATGCCAAGAAGCTTCAGGAAAAAGGTGCAAGAAATGTACTTATCTCCATGGCTGGTGATGGCTCTCTTCTTGTTACAGAAGATGGACAGATCCTAAGACAGGGCGTATGCAAGGGTAAAGTTAAGAACTCTGTCGGCGCCGGAGATTCTATGGTAGCCGGATTTATAGCTGGCTATGAAAAGTCAGGCGGAGATTATAAAGTAGCTCTCAACCTCGGAACTGCCTGCGGAGGTGCTACTGCATTCTCAGACGGACTTGCCAAGAAAGATCTTATAGACGAACTCTATAAGACACTTAACTAA
- a CDS encoding PTS fructose transporter subunit IIABC yields MKITEFLQPQGVKLGVSVADQNAAIDELIALHNAAGNLNDAAAFKDAILAREAKGSTAIGKAIAVPHGKSSAVSKAGLTAITVPAGVDYKSLDGQPSKLIFMIAAPEGGADTHLEVLSKLMTMLMDDNFTQKLIAATSVDEFMKVIDEKETEKDKEVAAKAASSASRSLNLLAVTACPTGIAHTYMAAEALEQAAKDKGYAIKVETDGSGGAKNVLTSSEIAAADVIILAVDKNVEMGRFDGKRVIKASTANAIHNAGDLLAKAESGNVPVYHHTGAVESNTSVDGDETLGRKFYKHLMNGVSHMLPFVIGGGILVALSFLIDTLAGYGTTGGGNFGQMIPLSAFFKYVGGLAMGLMVPVLAGYIAYSIADRPGLAVGFTGGLLASNGNAAIAGFVWGSEEALPQLGGFNKFIANFAFQGSGNTVSGFLGGIAAGFLAGAIVLWLKKITSGFPKSLEGIKPVLIYPLCGIFLLSIAMCFVLNPIIGLINTGLSAMLTALSNANMLAVLGLILGAMMAIDMGGPINKAAYVFGTGMLATASDYMAQGAQMNDPKVTACYIAMAAIMVGGMVPPVGIAIACKLFPKKFTEAERETWITNIIMGSSFITEGAIPFAAADPIHVIPCTMIGSGIAGLLSAVFGCTLMAPHGGIFVFATVGNPILYIVAWLVGSIITAVLLGFIKKNKE; encoded by the coding sequence ATGAAAATCACAGAGTTTTTACAGCCGCAGGGCGTAAAGCTGGGCGTTTCAGTTGCAGATCAGAACGCTGCAATCGATGAACTCATTGCTTTGCACAATGCAGCGGGAAATCTTAACGACGCAGCAGCATTCAAAGATGCAATTCTTGCACGTGAAGCAAAAGGTTCTACAGCAATCGGAAAGGCTATTGCTGTTCCTCATGGAAAGTCTTCTGCTGTTTCTAAGGCAGGACTTACAGCTATTACTGTTCCGGCCGGAGTTGACTACAAGTCTCTTGACGGACAGCCTTCCAAGCTTATCTTCATGATCGCAGCACCAGAAGGCGGCGCTGATACACATCTTGAAGTTCTGTCAAAACTTATGACAATGCTCATGGATGATAATTTCACACAGAAGCTCATTGCAGCAACAAGTGTTGATGAATTCATGAAAGTAATTGATGAAAAAGAAACTGAGAAGGATAAGGAAGTTGCAGCAAAAGCTGCTTCATCTGCAAGCAGATCTCTTAACCTTCTTGCTGTTACAGCATGTCCTACAGGTATAGCTCATACATACATGGCTGCTGAAGCTCTTGAACAGGCTGCAAAAGATAAAGGCTATGCTATCAAGGTTGAAACAGACGGATCAGGCGGAGCTAAGAATGTTCTCACATCTTCTGAGATTGCTGCAGCAGATGTTATCATTCTCGCAGTTGACAAGAATGTTGAAATGGGACGTTTCGACGGCAAGAGAGTCATTAAGGCTTCTACCGCCAATGCCATCCACAATGCCGGTGATCTTCTTGCCAAAGCTGAGAGCGGCAATGTTCCTGTATATCATCACACAGGCGCTGTAGAATCAAACACTTCTGTAGACGGTGATGAGACACTTGGGCGTAAGTTCTACAAGCACCTTATGAATGGTGTATCACACATGCTTCCATTCGTTATCGGTGGCGGTATTCTTGTAGCTCTTTCATTCCTTATCGATACTCTCGCAGGATACGGCACAACAGGTGGTGGTAACTTCGGCCAGATGATTCCTCTGTCAGCCTTCTTCAAATACGTAGGCGGACTTGCTATGGGCCTTATGGTTCCTGTTCTTGCAGGTTATATCGCTTATTCAATCGCTGACAGACCTGGTCTTGCTGTTGGTTTTACAGGCGGACTTCTTGCTTCAAATGGTAACGCTGCTATAGCCGGTTTTGTATGGGGTTCAGAAGAAGCTCTTCCACAGCTTGGCGGTTTCAATAAGTTTATTGCTAACTTCGCATTCCAGGGATCAGGTAATACAGTATCAGGTTTCCTTGGCGGTATCGCAGCAGGTTTCCTTGCAGGTGCTATCGTACTGTGGCTTAAGAAGATAACTTCAGGATTCCCGAAGTCACTCGAAGGAATCAAGCCTGTACTTATTTATCCTCTTTGCGGTATATTCCTTTTAAGTATTGCAATGTGCTTCGTACTCAATCCGATCATCGGACTTATCAATACAGGCCTTTCAGCAATGCTTACAGCTCTTTCAAATGCTAACATGCTTGCAGTTCTGGGTCTCATCCTCGGTGCTATGATGGCTATCGATATGGGTGGTCCTATCAACAAGGCAGCTTACGTATTCGGTACAGGTATGCTTGCTACAGCATCTGATTATATGGCTCAGGGTGCTCAGATGAATGATCCTAAGGTTACAGCCTGCTACATCGCTATGGCAGCTATCATGGTAGGTGGTATGGTTCCTCCTGTAGGTATCGCAATTGCTTGTAAACTCTTCCCTAAGAAGTTTACAGAAGCTGAGCGTGAGACATGGATCACTAACATCATCATGGGAAGCTCATTCATCACAGAAGGCGCTATCCCATTTGCAGCAGCTGATCCTATTCATGTAATTCCTTGTACTATGATCGGTTCCGGTATTGCAGGTCTTCTTTCTGCAGTATTCGGATGCACACTGATGGCTCCTCACGGTGGTATCTTCGTATTTGCAACTGTAGGTAATCCTATTCTCTACATCGTTGCATGGCTTGTAGGATCTATCATCACTGCAGTACTTCTTGGATTCATCAAGAAGAACAAGGAATGA
- a CDS encoding HPr family phosphocarrier protein: MVSANVKVINAEGMHMRPASLFCQTVTPFTSSVRISYNGNEFDAKSVMMLMSACIKCGAEIEIKCDGPDENEALKAAVDLVNSGLGD; this comes from the coding sequence ATGGTATCAGCAAATGTTAAAGTAATCAATGCAGAAGGAATGCACATGCGTCCGGCTAGTCTTTTCTGCCAGACAGTAACTCCTTTTACAAGCTCAGTAAGAATCTCATACAATGGTAATGAGTTCGATGCAAAGTCAGTTATGATGCTCATGAGCGCTTGCATCAAGTGTGGTGCAGAGATCGAGATCAAATGTGACGGACCTGATGAAAACGAAGCTTTAAAGGCAGCTGTTGATCTTGTAAACAGCGGACTTGGTGACTGA
- the ptsP gene encoding phosphoenolpyruvate--protein phosphotransferase, with translation MYEGIAASRGIGIGSVCRIIEHDLTYENHKPEDTGAEKERLHNAVDSFKKETTEMAEDIRKRIGPKEAEILEGHLVMVSDPAMVGEMDKMIDNNQCAEAAVTAVCDMFINMFSSMDDELMKQRASDVKDIKQSLLKILLGIEDINISKVAPGTVLVAKDLTPSMTSQIVKENVAGIITEIGGKTSHSAILARALEIPAVLSVPGIIDLVNDKDTAIIDGTEGHVFINPTGDVLSTYIRKREDFIRKQEELKKFHGKETVTADGKKLELFCNIGTPKDAKKAIECDGEGIGLFRSEFLFMNNTHLPNEDEQFEAYKEAVTTMGGKTVIIRTLDIGGDKDIPYLNLEKEDNPFLGYRAVRYCLANPDTYKIQLRAIIRASAFGKVKIMLPLVTTVDEVRNVKAMVEDIKKDLDAQGIDYDKDIEVGCMIETASASLIADKLAKESDFFSIGTNDLTQYTMSVDRGNPKVAYLYSAFQPSVLRSIKNIISAGNAAGIPVGMCGEAAADPLMIPLLIAFGLDEYSVNPVLVLTARCIISKWSVEEAKALADKVMELDTEKEIVYLLKASAKD, from the coding sequence ATGTACGAAGGAATAGCTGCTTCACGAGGTATAGGAATAGGTTCCGTATGCCGTATTATCGAACACGATCTTACATATGAAAATCACAAGCCCGAAGATACCGGTGCTGAAAAAGAGCGTCTTCACAATGCTGTAGACTCTTTCAAAAAAGAGACAACAGAAATGGCTGAAGATATCAGAAAGCGAATCGGACCCAAGGAAGCTGAGATCCTCGAAGGTCATCTTGTTATGGTATCAGATCCTGCAATGGTAGGCGAGATGGACAAGATGATCGACAACAATCAATGTGCAGAAGCTGCAGTTACAGCAGTTTGCGATATGTTCATCAATATGTTCTCATCTATGGATGATGAACTTATGAAACAGCGTGCATCTGATGTTAAGGATATAAAGCAAAGTCTTTTAAAGATCCTTCTTGGTATCGAAGATATCAATATCAGCAAAGTCGCACCTGGAACAGTCCTTGTTGCCAAAGACCTTACACCTTCAATGACTTCTCAGATTGTCAAAGAGAACGTTGCTGGTATCATCACAGAGATAGGTGGTAAGACTTCCCACTCTGCTATCCTTGCAAGAGCCCTTGAGATCCCTGCAGTACTTTCTGTTCCCGGTATCATCGATCTTGTTAATGACAAGGATACTGCCATCATTGACGGTACAGAGGGTCATGTATTCATCAATCCTACAGGCGATGTGCTGTCAACATATATCAGAAAGCGCGAAGATTTTATCAGAAAACAGGAAGAACTCAAGAAATTCCACGGTAAAGAGACTGTTACAGCTGATGGCAAGAAATTAGAGCTATTTTGTAACATCGGAACACCCAAGGATGCCAAGAAAGCTATTGAGTGTGATGGCGAAGGTATAGGCCTCTTCCGTTCAGAGTTCCTGTTCATGAACAACACACATCTTCCTAACGAAGATGAACAGTTTGAAGCATACAAAGAGGCTGTTACTACTATGGGTGGTAAAACCGTTATCATCCGTACCCTTGATATAGGCGGTGATAAGGATATTCCATATCTCAATCTGGAAAAAGAGGACAACCCTTTCCTTGGCTACAGAGCAGTACGCTACTGTCTCGCCAATCCTGACACTTACAAGATTCAGCTTCGTGCGATAATTCGTGCAAGTGCTTTTGGTAAAGTCAAGATAATGCTTCCTCTCGTTACAACTGTTGACGAGGTTAGAAATGTCAAAGCTATGGTTGAAGATATCAAGAAAGATCTTGATGCTCAGGGCATTGACTATGACAAGGATATAGAAGTTGGATGTATGATAGAGACAGCTTCTGCTTCTCTTATTGCAGATAAGCTTGCTAAAGAATCAGATTTCTTCTCTATCGGTACTAATGATCTGACACAGTATACAATGAGTGTAGACAGGGGCAATCCTAAAGTTGCATATCTGTACTCTGCTTTCCAGCCGTCAGTTCTTCGTTCTATAAAGAATATCATCTCAGCAGGTAATGCTGCAGGTATTCCTGTAGGAATGTGCGGTGAGGCAGCTGCAGATCCTCTTATGATCCCGCTTCTCATTGCTTTCGGTCTTGATGAATACAGCGTCAACCCGGTTCTTGTACTGACTGCAAGATGCATTATCAGTAAATGGTCAGTAGAAGAGGCCAAGGCTCTTGCTGACAAGGTTATGGAACTTGATACAGAGAAAGAGATCGTTTATCTTTTGAAAGCATCTGCCAAAGACTGA
- the gdhA gene encoding NADP-specific glutamate dehydrogenase codes for MSYVDEIYDRVVAQNPAQPEFHQAVKEVLESLRVVIEANEEEYRKEALLERLTTPERQILFRVPWVDDKGQVQVNNGFRVQFNSAIGPYKGGLRFHPSVNLGIIKFLGFEQVFKNSLTSLPIGGGKGGSDFDPKGKSDREVMAFCQSFMTELYRHIGADTDVPAGDIGVGGREIGYLYGQYKRIKDVYEGVLTGKGLTYGGSLARTQATGYGLVYITDELLKDHGTSFEGKTVTVSGAGNVAIYAIEKAQSLGAKVVTCSDSTGWIYDPEGIDVELLKEVKEVKRARLSEYAANRPSAEYHEKKNGEHGVWTVKCDVALPCATQNELDLEDAKALVANGVYAVCEGANMPTTLDATKYLQDNGVLFICGKASNAGGVATSALEMSQNSERLSWTFEEVDEKLHGIMKNIYKNISEAAKKYGKEGDYVAGANIAGFLKVAEAMKAQGIV; via the coding sequence ATGTCATACGTAGACGAGATTTACGACAGAGTCGTAGCACAGAATCCAGCTCAGCCGGAGTTCCACCAGGCAGTTAAAGAGGTACTTGAATCTCTTAGAGTAGTTATCGAAGCTAATGAAGAGGAGTATCGTAAAGAGGCTCTTCTTGAGAGACTTACAACACCTGAAAGACAGATTCTTTTCAGAGTACCGTGGGTAGATGATAAGGGACAGGTTCAGGTTAATAATGGTTTCCGTGTACAGTTTAACTCAGCTATCGGACCTTACAAGGGAGGACTTCGTTTCCATCCTTCAGTAAACCTTGGTATCATCAAGTTCCTTGGTTTCGAGCAGGTATTCAAGAATTCACTTACAAGCCTTCCTATCGGCGGCGGTAAAGGTGGTTCTGACTTTGATCCTAAGGGTAAGTCTGATAGAGAAGTTATGGCATTCTGCCAGAGCTTCATGACAGAGCTGTATCGTCACATCGGAGCAGACACAGACGTTCCAGCAGGTGATATCGGTGTAGGCGGACGTGAGATCGGATATCTCTATGGTCAGTACAAGAGAATCAAAGACGTATATGAAGGCGTTCTTACAGGTAAGGGACTTACATATGGCGGATCTCTTGCTCGTACACAGGCTACAGGTTATGGCCTTGTATATATCACAGATGAGCTTCTCAAGGATCATGGCACAAGCTTCGAAGGTAAGACTGTTACTGTATCAGGTGCAGGTAACGTTGCTATCTATGCTATTGAGAAGGCACAGAGCCTTGGTGCAAAGGTTGTAACATGTTCTGATTCTACAGGCTGGATCTATGATCCTGAAGGAATCGACGTTGAGCTTCTTAAAGAGGTCAAGGAAGTTAAGAGAGCACGTCTGTCTGAGTATGCTGCAAACCGTCCATCAGCTGAGTATCATGAGAAGAAGAATGGCGAGCACGGTGTATGGACTGTTAAGTGCGATGTAGCTCTTCCTTGCGCTACACAGAATGAGCTTGATCTTGAGGATGCTAAGGCACTTGTTGCAAATGGTGTATATGCAGTATGCGAAGGTGCTAACATGCCTACAACTCTTGATGCTACTAAGTATCTCCAGGACAATGGTGTACTCTTTATCTGTGGTAAGGCTTCAAATGCAGGTGGTGTTGCTACATCAGCTCTTGAGATGAGCCAGAACTCAGAGAGACTTTCATGGACATTCGAAGAAGTAGATGAAAAGCTTCACGGAATCATGAAGAATATTTACAAGAACATCTCTGAAGCAGCTAAGAAGTATGGTAAGGAAGGCGATTATGTAGCAGGTGCTAACATTGCCGGATTCCTTAAGGTTGCTGAGGCTATGAAGGCTCAGGGCATAGTTTAA
- a CDS encoding SH3 domain-containing protein — protein sequence MIRKNDKNKFESFRKSEFNLATYIADNKRIVMPAFLVACLLITILLAVRAGKNDNGTGVATTATASTSAEKVATASAVESSTADAVEVVMEEDAYPEITSLINKFYEAQATGDMDTIKSITVGLTEPALIRYQVSAEYYDKFDAIKVYTKKGPETGAYVTYVYFELYFKGFEQQVPGLQTYYIRTNEEGQYYLYFGELDEEIISYIEALSVQDDFIDLSNEVAVNYNTMLEENAELSAFLTNFSEEVNKSVGKEVASATAEASGESTDAATQDTSAAGDSASNDAASTSESKETATDSTASGPVIIEATTVVKIRSSDSTNADVLGKTEVGQQFTQIEALANGWSKIEYEGKTAYVRTEYFTVVSDGTDNDTNTESTDDSTESKDTDTKETDTKTTETKETETKESDTASTENTGVTGNGTYHVKETVRIRKSASTESEVLGNAYQGDEIKVTNYRADGWCEVEYNGIKGFVKTEYLTK from the coding sequence ATGATACGTAAGAATGATAAGAATAAGTTTGAATCATTTCGTAAAAGTGAGTTTAATCTTGCCACTTACATTGCTGATAACAAGAGAATCGTAATGCCGGCTTTTTTGGTGGCATGTCTTCTTATCACTATTCTGCTGGCTGTGCGTGCAGGAAAAAATGATAATGGAACTGGCGTAGCTACTACAGCTACAGCTTCTACTTCTGCTGAGAAGGTAGCTACAGCATCTGCTGTAGAGAGTAGTACTGCAGATGCTGTAGAAGTTGTAATGGAAGAGGATGCCTATCCTGAGATCACATCTCTTATCAATAAGTTCTATGAGGCCCAGGCAACAGGAGATATGGATACTATCAAATCCATAACTGTAGGACTTACAGAACCTGCACTTATCAGATATCAGGTATCGGCAGAATATTATGACAAGTTCGATGCCATCAAGGTCTATACCAAGAAAGGACCTGAAACAGGCGCTTATGTAACATATGTATATTTTGAGCTCTATTTTAAAGGATTTGAACAGCAGGTACCGGGACTTCAGACCTATTACATCAGAACCAATGAAGAGGGACAGTATTACCTCTATTTCGGTGAGCTTGATGAAGAGATCATATCATACATTGAAGCATTAAGTGTACAGGATGATTTTATAGATCTTAGTAATGAAGTAGCTGTTAACTACAACACTATGCTTGAAGAGAACGCTGAGCTCAGCGCTTTTCTTACAAACTTCTCAGAAGAGGTCAATAAGTCGGTAGGTAAGGAGGTTGCATCAGCTACAGCAGAGGCATCAGGAGAATCTACAGATGCTGCAACACAGGATACAAGTGCAGCAGGTGACAGCGCAAGTAATGACGCTGCTTCTACTTCTGAAAGTAAAGAGACTGCTACAGATAGTACTGCCAGTGGTCCTGTGATAATTGAGGCTACTACAGTTGTTAAGATAAGAAGTTCTGATTCTACCAATGCAGATGTTCTTGGTAAGACTGAGGTAGGACAGCAGTTCACTCAGATCGAAGCGCTTGCCAACGGCTGGAGCAAGATTGAGTATGAAGGTAAGACTGCATATGTTCGTACAGAGTACTTCACAGTAGTATCTGACGGAACAGACAATGATACTAATACAGAATCAACTGATGATAGTACTGAGTCTAAGGACACTGATACTAAAGAGACTGACACAAAGACTACTGAGACAAAAGAAACAGAAACAAAAGAGTCAGATACAGCATCTACAGAAAATACCGGCGTAACAGGTAACGGAACATATCATGTAAAAGAGACAGTACGTATCAGAAAGTCTGCAAGTACTGAATCTGAGGTGCTTGGTAACGCTTATCAGGGTGACGAGATCAAGGTTACCAACTATCGTGCCGATGGATGGTGTGAAGTAGAATATAACGGCATCAAGGGATTTGTAAAGACTGAGTATCTTACTAAATAA
- a CDS encoding DUF5688 family protein, with translation MEFKSFCEQVVSVMSERHPECDVKTCKVDKNNGVTYNCLNIICPGSNISEVIYLEPMYEAFKDGTSFMEIIDRVEDARKKSGDKHFEVGYYRDFDKVRDRVRMKLVNYKKNKEYIEGFPHRRFKDLAVLYYSKVSDKAFEGIIMIKNDHVSLWNISEEDLYEAACLNAMKSGDYELVPMMSVLDDIFGYIMSGRREAQDDGSEGEAKEDDQIPFLKILTNKDKTYGASVMLNPGLLCALARKYDRNFYILPSSVHELILVLDENESFDENIAAELYNMVRYVNMTEVETEDVLSDNVYYYDRSLDEVLDYYEIALKTGLA, from the coding sequence ATGGAATTTAAATCGTTTTGTGAACAGGTAGTATCAGTGATGTCAGAAAGACATCCTGAGTGTGATGTTAAAACTTGTAAAGTAGATAAGAATAATGGAGTTACTTATAATTGCCTTAATATAATATGTCCGGGGAGTAATATATCCGAAGTGATATATCTTGAACCAATGTATGAGGCTTTCAAAGACGGTACAAGCTTCATGGAGATTATAGACAGGGTCGAGGATGCAAGGAAGAAGAGTGGTGACAAACATTTTGAAGTTGGATATTATAGGGATTTTGACAAGGTCAGGGACAGAGTCCGGATGAAGCTTGTTAATTACAAGAAAAACAAGGAGTATATAGAAGGATTTCCTCACAGGAGATTCAAAGATCTTGCGGTTTTGTATTACAGTAAAGTTTCAGATAAGGCATTTGAAGGTATCATCATGATCAAAAATGATCACGTATCACTTTGGAATATATCAGAAGAGGACCTCTATGAGGCTGCGTGCCTTAACGCGATGAAATCAGGGGATTACGAACTGGTTCCTATGATGAGCGTTCTGGATGATATCTTTGGATATATCATGTCGGGCAGACGTGAAGCTCAAGATGATGGTAGTGAAGGCGAAGCGAAAGAAGATGATCAGATCCCATTCCTTAAGATCCTGACTAATAAAGATAAAACCTACGGAGCATCAGTGATGCTAAATCCGGGACTTTTGTGCGCGCTTGCCAGAAAATACGATAGGAATTTCTATATCCTGCCCTCATCTGTTCATGAACTTATACTCGTCCTTGATGAAAATGAAAGCTTTGATGAGAATATAGCTGCAGAACTTTATAATATGGTCAGATATGTAAACATGACGGAAGTTGAAACAGAAGATGTGCTTTCGGACAATGTATACTATTATGACAGATCTCTTGATGAAGTTCTTGATTATTACGAAATAGCGTTAAAAACTGGTCTTGCGTAA